A single region of the Streptomyces sp. NBC_00425 genome encodes:
- the htpG gene encoding molecular chaperone HtpG yields MSTETFEFQVEARQLLQLMIHSVYSNKDVFLRELVSNASDALDKLRLAALREDASDADVSDLHIEIETDPEARTLTVRDNGIGMSYDEVGRLIGTIANSGTAQFVRELREAQDTGSAEGLIGQFGVGFYSGFMVADEMTLVTRRAGEAQGTRWSSRGEGTYTLEGVDDAPQGTSVTLHLKPADDEDKLHDYTSEWTIREIVKRYSDFITWPIRMTPKRGEGDDAAPAAETLNSMKALWARSRDEVSDDEYHELYKHISHDWREPLETVRLQAEGTFEYQALLFVPSHAPHDLYNQGYKRGVQLYVKRVFIMDDCEALLPPYLRFVKGVVDAADLSLNVSREILQQDRHIRMMQRRLTKKVVSTVKDMMTAAPDRYATFWREFGAVLKEGLLSDSDNRDALLAVSSFATTHSEDEPTTLRAYVERMKDGQDAVYYLTGESRQSIENSPHMEAFRAKGVEVLLLTDPVDEVWADVVGEFDGKPLRSVAKGEVDLDGESGEQAEGEREKQSEEYAGLLAWMNEHLDEDVKDVRLSSRLTVSPACIVSDANDLTPALENMYRAMGQEVPRARRILELNPGHALVKGLNKAYQEREDRSGLAETAELLHGLAVLAEGGRPKEPGRFVKLVADSLERSL; encoded by the coding sequence ATGTCGACCGAAACGTTTGAGTTCCAGGTAGAGGCCCGTCAGCTGCTGCAGCTGATGATCCACTCGGTCTACTCGAACAAGGACGTCTTTCTGCGCGAACTCGTCTCCAACGCCTCCGACGCGCTGGACAAGCTGCGCCTCGCCGCGCTGCGCGAGGACGCGTCCGACGCCGACGTCTCCGACCTGCACATCGAGATCGAGACCGACCCCGAGGCCCGTACCCTCACCGTGCGGGACAACGGGATCGGGATGTCGTACGACGAGGTCGGGCGGCTGATCGGCACGATCGCCAACTCGGGCACGGCCCAGTTCGTCAGGGAACTGCGTGAGGCGCAGGACACGGGCAGCGCCGAGGGGCTGATCGGGCAGTTCGGCGTCGGCTTCTACTCCGGTTTCATGGTGGCGGACGAGATGACCCTGGTGACCCGGCGTGCAGGGGAGGCGCAGGGCACCCGCTGGTCGTCGCGCGGTGAGGGGACGTACACCCTGGAGGGCGTCGACGACGCACCGCAGGGCACCTCCGTCACCCTCCACCTCAAGCCGGCGGACGACGAGGACAAGCTGCACGACTACACCTCGGAGTGGACGATCCGGGAGATCGTCAAGCGCTACTCGGACTTCATCACCTGGCCGATCAGGATGACCCCGAAGCGGGGCGAGGGCGACGACGCCGCGCCCGCTGCCGAGACGCTGAACTCGATGAAGGCCCTGTGGGCGCGTTCGCGCGACGAGGTGTCCGACGACGAGTACCACGAGCTGTACAAGCACATCAGCCACGACTGGCGCGAACCGCTGGAGACCGTCCGGCTGCAGGCGGAGGGCACCTTCGAGTACCAGGCGCTGCTGTTCGTGCCCTCGCACGCCCCGCACGACCTGTACAACCAGGGCTACAAGCGCGGTGTGCAGCTGTATGTGAAGCGCGTCTTCATCATGGACGACTGCGAGGCGCTGCTTCCGCCGTACCTGCGCTTCGTCAAGGGCGTGGTCGACGCCGCCGACCTGTCGCTGAACGTGTCCCGCGAGATCCTCCAGCAGGACCGGCACATCCGGATGATGCAGCGCCGGCTCACCAAGAAAGTCGTGTCCACGGTCAAGGACATGATGACCGCGGCGCCCGACCGCTACGCCACGTTCTGGCGGGAGTTCGGCGCCGTCCTCAAGGAAGGGCTGCTGTCCGACTCCGACAACCGCGACGCGCTTCTCGCGGTCTCCTCCTTCGCGACCACGCACAGCGAGGACGAGCCGACCACCCTGCGGGCCTACGTCGAGCGGATGAAGGACGGCCAGGACGCCGTCTACTACCTGACCGGCGAGTCCCGGCAGAGCATCGAGAACTCCCCGCACATGGAGGCGTTCCGGGCCAAGGGCGTGGAGGTCCTGCTGCTCACCGACCCGGTGGACGAGGTGTGGGCCGACGTGGTCGGCGAGTTCGACGGCAAACCGCTGCGGTCGGTCGCCAAGGGCGAGGTCGATCTCGACGGGGAGAGCGGCGAGCAGGCCGAAGGCGAGCGCGAGAAGCAGAGCGAGGAGTACGCGGGCCTGCTCGCCTGGATGAACGAGCACCTGGACGAGGACGTCAAGGACGTGCGGCTGTCGTCCCGTCTCACGGTCTCGCCGGCCTGCATCGTCTCCGACGCGAACGACCTCACCCCGGCGCTGGAGAACATGTACCGGGCGATGGGGCAGGAGGTGCCGCGGGCCCGGCGGATCCTCGAGCTCAACCCCGGGCACGCGCTCGTCAAGGGCCTGAACAAGGCCTACCAGGAGCGCGAGGACCGCTCCGGCCTCGCCGAGACCGCGGAGCTGCTGCACGGCCTGGCGGTGCTCGCCGAAGGCGGGCGGCCGAAGGAGCCCGGCCGGTTCGTGAAGCTGGTGGCGGACAGCCTGGAGCGCTCGTTGTAA
- a CDS encoding ROK family protein, which translates to MSGKADPRPAGEGTTSRARLDRGRGALGPALELVHTGRAPTRAVLTAELGVTRATAGAVAAELVALGLIRVDARPGAAAGSQGRPSHRLEVAQDGPVVLAAQVHADGFRAALVGLGGRIVATTPSCEAVDADPAKVLGAAVDAGAELLRRTGRRCVGAGLAVPSAITEPEGLALNPLHLAWPAGAPVREIFAERIRAAGVTGPAFAANDVNLAALAEHRHGAGRGARDLLCVATGHRGVGGALVLDGRLHTGSSGLALEVGHLTVNPEGRACYCGSRGCLDVEADPLALLNTAGRQPGPEGSLLQQANELIREEYGDPVVRMAVDALIDRLGLGLAGLVNILNPDRIILGGLHRTLLAADPDRLRAVVTDRSLWGHNGGVPILGCSLDHNSLVGAAELAWQPVLDDPLGALTAA; encoded by the coding sequence ATGAGCGGCAAGGCGGACCCCCGGCCGGCGGGGGAAGGGACCACCTCGAGGGCGCGGCTGGACCGGGGGCGCGGTGCGCTCGGGCCCGCGCTGGAGCTCGTGCACACCGGACGGGCGCCCACCCGGGCGGTGCTCACGGCCGAGCTCGGCGTCACCCGCGCGACGGCCGGCGCGGTCGCCGCCGAACTCGTCGCCCTGGGCCTGATCCGGGTGGACGCGCGGCCCGGCGCCGCAGCCGGTTCGCAGGGCCGCCCCTCCCACCGGCTCGAGGTCGCGCAGGACGGCCCGGTCGTTCTGGCGGCACAGGTCCACGCCGACGGTTTCCGGGCCGCGCTGGTCGGTCTCGGCGGCCGCATCGTCGCCACCACGCCCAGCTGTGAGGCCGTCGACGCCGACCCCGCGAAAGTGCTCGGGGCCGCCGTGGACGCGGGCGCGGAGCTGCTGCGGCGCACCGGCCGGCGCTGTGTGGGCGCCGGGCTCGCCGTGCCCTCCGCGATCACCGAACCCGAAGGGCTGGCGCTCAACCCCCTGCACCTGGCCTGGCCCGCGGGCGCGCCCGTGCGAGAGATCTTCGCCGAGCGGATCCGCGCCGCCGGCGTCACCGGACCCGCGTTCGCGGCGAACGACGTCAACCTCGCCGCCCTGGCCGAACACCGGCACGGGGCCGGGCGCGGCGCCCGTGACCTGCTGTGCGTGGCCACCGGGCATCGGGGCGTCGGCGGCGCGCTCGTGCTGGACGGCCGTCTGCACACGGGCAGTTCGGGACTGGCCCTGGAGGTCGGGCACCTCACCGTCAATCCCGAGGGACGTGCCTGCTACTGCGGCAGCCGCGGCTGTCTCGACGTGGAGGCCGATCCGCTCGCCCTGCTGAACACCGCCGGCCGGCAGCCCGGCCCCGAAGGCTCCCTGCTGCAGCAGGCCAACGAACTGATCCGCGAGGAGTACGGCGACCCGGTCGTCCGCATGGCCGTCGACGCGCTGATCGACCGGCTGGGGCTGGGCCTGGCGGGCCTGGTGAACATCCTCAATCCCGACCGCATCATCCTCGGCGGACTGCACCGCACCCTCCTCGCGGCCGACCCCGACCGGCTCCGCGCGGTCGTCACCGACCGCAGCCTCTGGGGCCACAACGGCGGGGTGCCGATCCTCGGCTGCTCCCTCGACCACAACAGCCTGGTCGGAGCGGCCGAGTTGGCCTGGCAGCCGGTCCTGGACGACCCGCTGGGGGCGCTCACCGCGGCGTGA
- a CDS encoding MSCRAMM family protein — protein MSPAQTRSVRIEKGAAPPRAGVAVAVPAFVAVAGVILAWTTTDVGGGPPTSGTGFELVTVAGVGAAVLALAVAVFLPGRPTAATGAPATPSAGAQAAPSPGEQASTAPGVIPTTPVEPALNQPTPIGPHPEQPGAGTAGEGASGAAVAVPLARAVAELVATVPGLSDGGPAGGGRAVRGRVRGAEGIPVGGAAVTLISLGGRQVGRAVTALDGSYELLTPGERAYVLIASADGHQPQAATVVVGTTPVTHDVLLSGASGLTGAVRSTADGAPVAEAVVVVMDVRGDVLATARTDGKGEFTVADLVPGAVVLTVSSPEHRPQAQSVEIGAAGVTRVDLELRPGAQVRGTVRGAGVPLRDARVTLVDAAGNVVATATTGGDGAYAFTDLDDGPYTVVAAGYPPRADHISVGGADEDDHDIELAHAGDQGLSAVVIPDAGSRG, from the coding sequence ATGTCCCCTGCGCAGACCCGATCCGTGCGGATCGAGAAGGGGGCCGCGCCGCCCCGGGCCGGTGTCGCCGTGGCGGTGCCGGCCTTCGTCGCCGTGGCCGGCGTGATCCTGGCCTGGACGACCACCGACGTCGGCGGCGGCCCACCCACCTCGGGGACCGGCTTCGAGCTGGTCACGGTCGCGGGAGTCGGCGCGGCGGTCCTCGCCCTGGCCGTCGCCGTGTTCCTCCCGGGGCGGCCGACCGCGGCCACCGGAGCGCCGGCCACGCCGTCCGCCGGTGCGCAGGCCGCTCCGTCCCCCGGCGAGCAGGCCTCGACCGCACCGGGCGTGATCCCAACGACTCCGGTCGAGCCGGCTCTGAACCAACCGACTCCGATCGGACCGCACCCGGAGCAGCCGGGCGCCGGCACGGCCGGGGAGGGGGCGTCGGGCGCGGCGGTGGCGGTGCCGCTGGCACGGGCCGTCGCGGAGCTCGTCGCCACCGTTCCCGGACTGTCCGACGGCGGTCCGGCGGGCGGTGGCCGAGCGGTGCGCGGGCGGGTGCGGGGCGCCGAGGGCATACCGGTGGGCGGCGCCGCTGTCACGCTGATCTCGCTGGGCGGGCGGCAGGTGGGCCGTGCGGTCACCGCCCTCGACGGTTCCTACGAGCTCCTGACGCCCGGTGAGCGCGCCTACGTGCTCATCGCCTCGGCCGACGGCCATCAGCCGCAGGCCGCCACCGTCGTGGTCGGGACGACGCCCGTCACGCACGACGTGCTGCTCAGCGGCGCCAGCGGTCTGACCGGTGCCGTGCGGTCCACGGCCGACGGAGCGCCGGTCGCGGAGGCGGTGGTCGTCGTCATGGACGTGCGCGGCGACGTGCTGGCCACCGCGCGGACCGACGGCAAGGGCGAGTTCACCGTCGCCGACCTGGTGCCGGGGGCCGTCGTCCTCACGGTCAGCTCTCCGGAGCACCGGCCGCAGGCACAATCCGTCGAGATCGGCGCCGCCGGTGTCACCCGGGTCGACCTCGAGCTGCGGCCCGGCGCACAGGTGCGCGGCACGGTACGCGGCGCGGGCGTTCCCCTGCGCGACGCCCGGGTGACCCTGGTGGACGCCGCGGGCAACGTCGTGGCGACCGCCACGACCGGCGGCGACGGGGCGTACGCCTTCACCGACCTGGACGACGGCCCGTACACGGTCGTGGCGGCCGGCTACCCGCCCCGGGCCGATCACATCAGCGTCGGCGGCGCCGACGAGGACGACCACGACATCGAACTCGCCCACGCGGGCGACCAGGGCCTGTCCGCAGTGGTGATCCCTGACGCAGGGTCTCGCGGCTGA
- a CDS encoding methyltransferase, whose amino-acid sequence MNDRMTTPWGEVELARHPEDPRDQLRAWDASDAYLLRHLAAQDVPLTGTVVVLGDRWGALVTALAAHRPTQITDSWLGQEATRANLARAGAETGSVRLLTTQDPAPERIDVLLVRIPKSLALLEDQLLRLAPAVHAGTVVVGAGMVKEIHTSTLKLFERILGPTRTSLAEQKARLVFCTPDPSLKPPATPWPYSYDLPGDLGPTLSGRPVVNHAGVFCADRLDVGTRFFLRHLPSAGGGRRVVDLGCGNGIVGTAVALSDPRAEVLFTDESFQAVASAEATYRANGVPGHAEFRVGDGLAGVADESVDVVLNNPPFHSHQATTDATAWRMFTGARRALRPGGELWVVGNRHLGYHVKLKRLFGNSELVAGDRKFVVLKAVRRA is encoded by the coding sequence ATGAACGACCGTATGACGACGCCGTGGGGCGAGGTCGAGCTGGCCCGCCACCCCGAGGACCCTCGCGATCAGCTGCGCGCCTGGGACGCTTCCGACGCCTACCTGCTCAGACACCTCGCGGCGCAGGACGTCCCACTGACCGGCACGGTGGTGGTGCTCGGCGACCGCTGGGGCGCGCTGGTCACGGCGTTGGCGGCGCACCGGCCGACGCAGATCACCGACTCCTGGCTGGGGCAGGAGGCGACCCGGGCCAATCTGGCGCGGGCCGGGGCCGAGACCGGTTCCGTGCGGCTGCTCACCACCCAGGACCCGGCGCCGGAGCGGATCGACGTCCTGCTGGTCCGCATCCCCAAGAGTCTGGCGTTGCTGGAGGACCAGTTGCTGCGGCTGGCGCCCGCCGTGCACGCGGGGACGGTCGTCGTCGGCGCGGGCATGGTGAAGGAGATCCACACCTCGACTCTGAAGCTGTTCGAGCGGATCCTCGGGCCGACCAGGACCTCCCTCGCCGAGCAGAAGGCCCGGCTGGTCTTCTGCACCCCCGATCCGTCGCTGAAGCCTCCGGCCACCCCGTGGCCCTACTCGTACGACCTGCCCGGCGACCTCGGCCCCACCCTCTCCGGCCGTCCGGTCGTCAACCACGCGGGGGTCTTCTGCGCCGACCGCCTCGACGTCGGCACCCGGTTCTTCCTCCGGCATCTGCCGAGCGCCGGGGGCGGCCGCCGGGTCGTCGACCTGGGCTGCGGCAACGGGATCGTCGGCACGGCGGTGGCGCTGTCCGACCCGCGGGCGGAGGTGCTGTTCACCGACGAGTCGTTCCAGGCGGTGGCGTCGGCGGAGGCGACCTACCGGGCGAACGGGGTGCCTGGGCACGCCGAGTTCCGGGTCGGGGACGGGCTGGCGGGCGTCGCGGACGAGAGTGTCGACGTCGTGCTCAACAACCCGCCGTTCCACTCCCACCAGGCCACCACCGACGCGACGGCGTGGCGCATGTTCACGGGGGCCCGGCGTGCGCTGCGGCCGGGCGGCGAGCTGTGGGTGGTGGGCAACCGGCACCTGGGCTACCACGTGAAGCTCAAGCGGCTGTTCGGCAACAGTGAACTGGTCGCCGGCGACCGGAAGTTCGTGGTGCTGAAAGCGGTCAGGCGAGCGTGA
- a CDS encoding dihydrofolate reductase family protein, with the protein MRKLIYGMNLTLDGYIAAAGDDIGWGGPPSPELFQWWLDQEQASGLTLYGRKLWETMSSYWPTGDQLPDATPAEIEFARNWRDTPKVVFSSTIDEVDWNTRLVTGDAIAEITRLKAEDGGPMSIGGATLAGAALRAGLIDEYVIATHPVLVGGGTPFFTALDSWVHLNLLETRTLPGGVVLTRYETRR; encoded by the coding sequence ATGCGGAAGCTGATCTACGGCATGAACCTGACCCTGGACGGCTACATCGCCGCGGCCGGCGACGACATCGGCTGGGGGGGACCGCCGAGCCCCGAGCTGTTCCAGTGGTGGCTCGACCAGGAGCAGGCGAGCGGCCTGACGCTGTACGGGCGCAAGCTGTGGGAGACGATGAGCTCCTACTGGCCGACCGGCGACCAGCTGCCCGACGCCACCCCGGCGGAGATCGAGTTCGCGCGGAACTGGCGGGACACGCCGAAGGTGGTGTTCTCCTCGACGATCGACGAGGTCGACTGGAACACCCGCCTGGTCACCGGAGACGCGATCGCCGAGATCACCCGCCTCAAGGCCGAGGACGGCGGCCCGATGAGCATCGGCGGCGCGACGCTCGCCGGGGCGGCCCTGCGTGCCGGGCTGATCGACGAGTACGTGATCGCCACCCATCCGGTCCTGGTGGGCGGCGGCACGCCGTTCTTCACCGCGTTGGACAGCTGGGTGCACCTGAACCTGCTGGAGACTCGGACGCTTCCCGGCGGTGTGGTGCTGACCAGGTACGAGACAAGGCGCTGA
- a CDS encoding NAD(P)-dependent oxidoreductase: MTDHLTVSVLGTGIMGAAMARSIARAGHTVRVWNRTRAKAEPLAADRVHVAATPAEAVEGADVVLTMLYDGPATLEVMREAAPALRAGTAWVQSTTAGIEAVTDLADFARAHGLAFFDAPVLGTRQPAEAGQLTVLAAGPSASRAAVAPVLDAVGARIVWTGEDGGAGSATRLKLVANSWVIAATAATGEVLALARSLGVDPNAFFALIEGGPLDMGYLKAKAALILEERLTPAQFAVATAAKDARLIVEAGRGNGVRLDVAAASAERLERAAAQGHGDEDMAAAYFASFDSAP, encoded by the coding sequence ATGACAGACCACCTGACCGTCAGCGTCCTGGGCACCGGCATCATGGGCGCCGCGATGGCCCGCAGCATCGCTCGGGCCGGCCACACCGTCCGCGTCTGGAACCGCACCCGTGCCAAGGCCGAGCCGCTCGCCGCGGACCGCGTGCACGTCGCCGCCACGCCCGCGGAGGCCGTCGAGGGCGCGGACGTCGTGCTGACCATGCTCTACGACGGCCCCGCCACCCTGGAGGTGATGCGCGAGGCCGCTCCGGCCCTGCGCGCCGGGACGGCCTGGGTGCAGTCGACGACCGCCGGGATCGAGGCCGTGACCGACCTGGCGGACTTTGCCCGTGCACATGGTCTCGCGTTCTTCGACGCCCCCGTCCTGGGCACCCGGCAGCCGGCCGAGGCAGGCCAGCTGACCGTCCTCGCGGCGGGTCCGTCCGCGAGCCGGGCCGCGGTGGCTCCCGTCCTGGACGCCGTGGGCGCACGGATCGTGTGGACCGGCGAGGACGGCGGCGCGGGCAGCGCCACCCGGCTCAAACTGGTGGCCAACAGCTGGGTGATCGCGGCGACCGCCGCCACCGGTGAGGTCCTCGCCCTGGCGCGGTCCCTGGGCGTCGACCCGAACGCGTTCTTCGCACTGATCGAGGGCGGTCCGCTCGACATGGGGTACCTGAAGGCGAAGGCGGCCCTGATCCTCGAGGAACGGCTCACGCCGGCCCAGTTCGCGGTCGCGACGGCAGCGAAGGACGCCCGGCTGATCGTCGAGGCCGGGCGCGGGAACGGCGTCCGCCTGGACGTGGCGGCCGCGAGCGCCGAGCGTCTGGAGCGGGCCGCCGCACAGGGCCACGGCGACGAGGACATGGCCGCCGCCTACTTCGCCAGCTTCGACAGCGCCCCCTGA
- a CDS encoding SHOCT domain-containing protein produces MNTLADWHGGGPGPWILFLPLIWAAVVIGALTLVRRTVWRGRPGPWGATRDPRPTGDSPLAVLGRRFASGEIDEDEYWRRLSVLDEQFGRVGRGGTA; encoded by the coding sequence ATGAACACCCTGGCTGACTGGCACGGCGGCGGCCCCGGCCCGTGGATCCTGTTCCTCCCGCTGATCTGGGCGGCCGTGGTGATCGGCGCGCTCACGCTGGTGCGCCGTACCGTGTGGCGCGGCCGCCCCGGTCCCTGGGGCGCGACGCGCGACCCCCGACCCACCGGGGACTCACCCCTCGCCGTCCTCGGCCGCCGCTTCGCCTCCGGCGAGATCGACGAAGACGAGTACTGGCGCCGACTGTCCGTCCTGGACGAGCAGTTCGGCCGCGTGGGCAGGGGCGGCACGGCGTGA
- a CDS encoding DUF4865 family protein, with amino-acid sequence MHAMQYELTLPADYDTGVIRARVARVGHLLDDWAGLGLKAYLLRERGVHGSPVSQYAPFYLWNTVEGMNSFLWGAGFQGLSDDFGRPAVRQWTGLTYEEGAYGAAPARFAVRRRRPLPDGGPVSAGVQEAVDEARRLAREDGAVLAAAAVDTSRWETVQLSLWEHDAPKAEGELFQVLHLSTPGRAALPTGRQW; translated from the coding sequence GTGCACGCCATGCAGTACGAGCTGACCCTGCCCGCCGACTACGACACGGGCGTCATCCGCGCGCGCGTGGCCCGTGTCGGGCATCTGCTGGACGACTGGGCGGGCCTCGGTCTCAAGGCGTATCTGCTGCGCGAGCGCGGGGTGCACGGCTCACCGGTCAGCCAGTACGCGCCGTTCTACCTCTGGAACACCGTGGAGGGCATGAACTCCTTCCTGTGGGGCGCCGGATTCCAGGGCCTGAGCGACGACTTCGGGCGCCCGGCGGTCCGCCAGTGGACGGGTCTGACCTACGAGGAGGGGGCCTACGGCGCGGCCCCCGCCCGGTTCGCCGTACGGCGGCGCCGACCCCTTCCGGACGGCGGCCCGGTCTCCGCCGGCGTGCAGGAGGCGGTGGACGAGGCACGACGGCTGGCGCGGGAGGACGGGGCGGTGCTCGCGGCTGCCGCCGTCGACACGAGCCGGTGGGAGACCGTTCAGCTGTCCCTCTGGGAGCACGACGCGCCGAAGGCCGAGGGCGAGCTGTTCCAGGTGCTGCACCTGTCCACGCCGGGGCGGGCCGCGCTCCCCACGGGCCGCCAGTGGTGA
- a CDS encoding TetR/AcrR family transcriptional regulator, with protein sequence MSTSERLIESTRELLWERGYVGTSPRAILERAGAGQGSMYHHFKGKPDLALAAIRRTAEEMRASVEEVLNGPGTPYERIEAYLTRERDVLRGCPLGRLTMDPDVIADEALREPVDETIDGIRELIAHIVEEGKEQGQFGPELDGEAIAATVVATVQGGYVLARAAGSPAAFDAGVRGLLCLLTPRPAVQEAPCTPCSTS encoded by the coding sequence ATGAGCACGTCGGAACGACTGATCGAGTCCACTCGGGAACTGCTCTGGGAGCGCGGTTACGTGGGGACGAGCCCCCGGGCGATCCTGGAGCGGGCGGGCGCGGGACAGGGCAGCATGTACCACCACTTCAAGGGCAAGCCCGATCTCGCACTGGCGGCGATCCGGCGGACGGCCGAGGAGATGCGCGCCTCCGTCGAGGAAGTGCTGAACGGTCCGGGCACGCCCTATGAACGCATCGAGGCGTACCTCACGCGCGAGCGCGACGTGTTGCGCGGCTGCCCCCTCGGACGCCTGACGATGGACCCGGACGTCATCGCGGACGAGGCGCTGCGCGAACCCGTGGACGAGACGATCGACGGGATCCGCGAACTGATCGCCCACATCGTCGAAGAGGGCAAGGAACAGGGGCAGTTCGGCCCGGAACTGGACGGTGAGGCGATCGCCGCCACCGTCGTCGCGACGGTCCAGGGCGGATACGTGCTGGCCCGCGCGGCCGGTTCGCCGGCCGCCTTCGACGCGGGCGTCCGCGGACTGCTCTGCCTGCTCACCCCCCGCCCGGCCGTCCAGGAGGCCCCGTGCACGCCATGCAGTACGAGCTGA
- a CDS encoding DUF1272 domain-containing protein, producing MALEMRDPCERCTTAALPPDGPARICSYECTFCVPCGEAMGEVCPNCGGELVPRPRRRAPAG from the coding sequence ATGGCCCTGGAGATGCGCGACCCCTGCGAACGCTGCACCACCGCCGCCCTGCCGCCCGACGGGCCGGCCCGGATCTGCTCCTACGAGTGCACGTTCTGCGTCCCGTGCGGGGAGGCCATGGGCGAGGTCTGCCCCAACTGCGGCGGGGAGCTGGTCCCCCGGCCGCGCCGCCGAGCCCCCGCCGGCTGA
- a CDS encoding ATP-binding protein, whose translation MELQALPSRIGQVRRIVSAQLRYWHMDPLIDRAALGVTELLTNVHLHAQPDKTCVVEMELLLDRLTVSVRDHDPRLPVVKTAETLATCGRGLAMVAAVSESWGARPDGESGKVVWFTLPAPVAARELAARPPRRTPREQAAPRFTEVVSVDDLRPAHAPARSAVVG comes from the coding sequence GTGGAGCTTCAGGCCCTGCCGTCGCGGATCGGTCAGGTCCGCAGAATCGTATCGGCGCAGTTGCGCTACTGGCATATGGACCCGCTGATAGACCGGGCTGCGCTCGGTGTGACGGAGCTGTTGACCAACGTCCACCTGCACGCCCAGCCCGACAAGACCTGCGTCGTGGAGATGGAGCTGCTGCTGGACCGGCTGACCGTCTCCGTGCGCGACCACGATCCGCGGCTGCCGGTCGTCAAGACCGCCGAGACGCTCGCCACCTGCGGACGCGGGCTGGCCATGGTGGCCGCGGTCAGCGAGAGCTGGGGCGCCCGGCCGGACGGCGAGTCCGGCAAGGTCGTGTGGTTCACGCTGCCGGCGCCCGTCGCCGCACGGGAGCTCGCGGCGCGTCCGCCGCGCCGCACGCCGCGGGAGCAGGCCGCGCCCCGGTTCACGGAGGTCGTGTCCGTCGACGATCTGCGGCCCGCGCATGCCCCCGCCCGGTCGGCCGTCGTCGGCTGA
- a CDS encoding alpha-ketoglutarate-dependent dioxygenase AlkB family protein, with product MDTELFPRGRTEVAPGAVHLPDWLDAARQRELLRSCREWARPPAGLRTVRTPGGGTMSARQVCLGWHWRPYAYARTVTDGDGTAVKPFPDWLGELGRRAVADALGPQESPSAAYDIALINFYDGDARMGMHRDADERSDAPVVSLSLGDSCVFRFGNPRTRTRPYTDVELRSGDLFVFAGPSRLAYHGVPRVLPGTSPPALGLTGRLNITLRVSGFPDAA from the coding sequence ATGGACACGGAGTTGTTCCCCCGTGGGCGTACGGAGGTCGCGCCGGGGGCGGTGCACCTGCCCGACTGGCTGGACGCGGCCCGCCAACGCGAGCTGCTGAGGTCGTGCCGGGAGTGGGCCCGACCGCCGGCCGGGCTGCGCACGGTCCGCACGCCCGGCGGCGGCACGATGTCCGCCCGCCAGGTCTGTCTCGGCTGGCACTGGCGCCCGTATGCATACGCCCGCACGGTCACCGACGGCGACGGCACGGCCGTCAAGCCGTTCCCCGACTGGCTGGGCGAGCTGGGCCGGCGCGCGGTGGCCGACGCGCTCGGGCCGCAGGAGTCCCCGTCGGCTGCGTACGACATCGCGCTGATCAACTTCTATGACGGCGACGCCCGGATGGGCATGCACCGGGACGCCGACGAGAGATCCGACGCACCCGTGGTCTCCCTCAGCCTGGGCGACTCGTGCGTCTTCCGCTTCGGGAACCCGCGGACCCGGACGCGGCCCTACACCGACGTCGAGCTGCGCAGCGGCGACCTCTTCGTGTTCGCAGGCCCCTCCCGGCTTGCGTACCACGGAGTGCCCCGCGTGCTGCCGGGCACCTCTCCGCCCGCGCTGGGCCTCACGGGACGGCTGAACATCACGTTGCGGGTGAGCGGCTTCCCCGACGCCGCCTGA